One window of Parambassis ranga chromosome 3, fParRan2.1, whole genome shotgun sequence genomic DNA carries:
- the mrpl46 gene encoding large ribosomal subunit protein mL46 isoform X3: MAAPCRRMANRSLLQFFSHFSRTAVRNTGFREFSSNSVCRASLQTKTVTETATSPWTLVAAVCLQRLPVISADLHPLEQEFKEMMLQMELERSLVSDHELRVLEESERMSRKKADDYDSDEEGSQGNQEIMLAQDMEDAWEQKLKNFQLAPRVTADIDKDLTSAQRCLADSLFLLAEQQVGREKLWLLPQTQWQEGETLRQTAERALASLPAAGFKATFLGNAPCGVYKYKLPKAVRTESTVGTKVFFFKAILSDSAPPTSPSLLWLKKNELQKYLKPAYSMKVDRFIINM, translated from the exons ATGGCTGCGCCCTGTAGAAGGATGGCGAATCGATCTCTGCTGCAGTTTTTCTCACATTTTAGCAGGACAGCGGTCAGGAACACCGGGTTCCGCGAGTTTTCCAGCAATAGTGTTTGTCGAGCAAGTCTTCAGACCAAAACTGTAACGGAAACAGCGACGTCTCCATGGACGTTGGTTGCGgcagtgtgtctgcagaggcTCCCGGTCATTTCAGCGGACTTACACCCGCTTGAGCAGGAGTTCAAAGAAATGATGCTCCAG atggagctggagagaAGCCTTGTATCAGACCACGAGCTGCGGGTGCTGGAGGAATCAGAGAGGATGAGCCGTAAGAAAGCAGATGATTACGATTCAGATGAAGAGGGTAGCCAAGGGAACCAGGAGATCATGCTGGCTCAGGACATGGAAGACGCCTGGGAGCAGAAGCTTAAGAACTTCCAGCTAGCGCCAAGGGTCACAG CCGACATAGATAAGGACTTGACCTCTGCGCAGCGCTGCCTGGCCGACTCGCTGTTTCTTTTGGCTGAGCAGCAGGTGggcagagagaagctgtggCTGCTGCCTCAGACTCAGTGGCAGGAAGGAGAGACGCTGCGACAGACAGCTGAGAGAGCCCTCGCCTCCCTGCCAG cagctggtttcAAGGCGACTTTCCTTGGAAATGCCCCCTGCGGAGTGTACAAGTACAAACTGCCCAAAGCTGTTCGGACGGAGAGCACAGTAGGAACAAAAGTGTTCTTCTTCAAAGCCATCCTGTCAGACAGCGCACCCCCCACAAGCCCGAGCCTTCTTTGGTTGAAGAAGAATGAACTGCAGAAATACCTGAAGCCAGCATATTCGATGAAGGTCGACCGCTTTATCATCAACATGTGA
- the mrpl46 gene encoding large ribosomal subunit protein mL46 isoform X1, producing MAAPCRRMANRSLLQFFSHFSRTAVRNTGFREFSSNSVCRASLQTKTVTETATSPWTLVAAVCLQRLPVISADLHPLEQEFKEMMLQMELERSLVSDHELRVLEESERMSRKKADDYDSDEEGSQGNQEIMLAQDMEDAWEQKLKNFQLAPRVTADIDKDLTSAQRCLADSLFLLAEQQVGREKLWLLPQTQWQEGETLRQTAERALASLPGNTAAGFKATFLGNAPCGVYKYKLPKAVRTESTVGTKVFFFKAILSDSAPPTSPSLLWLKKNELQKYLKPAYSMKVDRFIINM from the exons ATGGCTGCGCCCTGTAGAAGGATGGCGAATCGATCTCTGCTGCAGTTTTTCTCACATTTTAGCAGGACAGCGGTCAGGAACACCGGGTTCCGCGAGTTTTCCAGCAATAGTGTTTGTCGAGCAAGTCTTCAGACCAAAACTGTAACGGAAACAGCGACGTCTCCATGGACGTTGGTTGCGgcagtgtgtctgcagaggcTCCCGGTCATTTCAGCGGACTTACACCCGCTTGAGCAGGAGTTCAAAGAAATGATGCTCCAG atggagctggagagaAGCCTTGTATCAGACCACGAGCTGCGGGTGCTGGAGGAATCAGAGAGGATGAGCCGTAAGAAAGCAGATGATTACGATTCAGATGAAGAGGGTAGCCAAGGGAACCAGGAGATCATGCTGGCTCAGGACATGGAAGACGCCTGGGAGCAGAAGCTTAAGAACTTCCAGCTAGCGCCAAGGGTCACAG CCGACATAGATAAGGACTTGACCTCTGCGCAGCGCTGCCTGGCCGACTCGCTGTTTCTTTTGGCTGAGCAGCAGGTGggcagagagaagctgtggCTGCTGCCTCAGACTCAGTGGCAGGAAGGAGAGACGCTGCGACAGACAGCTGAGAGAGCCCTCGCCTCCCTGCCAGGTAACACAG cagctggtttcAAGGCGACTTTCCTTGGAAATGCCCCCTGCGGAGTGTACAAGTACAAACTGCCCAAAGCTGTTCGGACGGAGAGCACAGTAGGAACAAAAGTGTTCTTCTTCAAAGCCATCCTGTCAGACAGCGCACCCCCCACAAGCCCGAGCCTTCTTTGGTTGAAGAAGAATGAACTGCAGAAATACCTGAAGCCAGCATATTCGATGAAGGTCGACCGCTTTATCATCAACATGTGA
- the mrpl46 gene encoding large ribosomal subunit protein mL46 isoform X2, with the protein MAAPCRRMANRSLLQFFSHFSRTAVRNTGFREFSSNSVCRASLQTKTVTETATSPWTLVAAVCLQRLPVISADLHPLEQEFKEMMLQMELERSLVSDHELRVLEESERMSRKKADDYDSDEEGSQGNQEIMLAQDMEDAWEQKLKNFQLAPRVTADIDKDLTSAQRCLADSLFLLAEQQVGREKLWLLPQTQWQEGETLRQTAERALASLPGNTAGFKATFLGNAPCGVYKYKLPKAVRTESTVGTKVFFFKAILSDSAPPTSPSLLWLKKNELQKYLKPAYSMKVDRFIINM; encoded by the exons ATGGCTGCGCCCTGTAGAAGGATGGCGAATCGATCTCTGCTGCAGTTTTTCTCACATTTTAGCAGGACAGCGGTCAGGAACACCGGGTTCCGCGAGTTTTCCAGCAATAGTGTTTGTCGAGCAAGTCTTCAGACCAAAACTGTAACGGAAACAGCGACGTCTCCATGGACGTTGGTTGCGgcagtgtgtctgcagaggcTCCCGGTCATTTCAGCGGACTTACACCCGCTTGAGCAGGAGTTCAAAGAAATGATGCTCCAG atggagctggagagaAGCCTTGTATCAGACCACGAGCTGCGGGTGCTGGAGGAATCAGAGAGGATGAGCCGTAAGAAAGCAGATGATTACGATTCAGATGAAGAGGGTAGCCAAGGGAACCAGGAGATCATGCTGGCTCAGGACATGGAAGACGCCTGGGAGCAGAAGCTTAAGAACTTCCAGCTAGCGCCAAGGGTCACAG CCGACATAGATAAGGACTTGACCTCTGCGCAGCGCTGCCTGGCCGACTCGCTGTTTCTTTTGGCTGAGCAGCAGGTGggcagagagaagctgtggCTGCTGCCTCAGACTCAGTGGCAGGAAGGAGAGACGCTGCGACAGACAGCTGAGAGAGCCCTCGCCTCCCTGCCAGGTAACACAG ctggtttcAAGGCGACTTTCCTTGGAAATGCCCCCTGCGGAGTGTACAAGTACAAACTGCCCAAAGCTGTTCGGACGGAGAGCACAGTAGGAACAAAAGTGTTCTTCTTCAAAGCCATCCTGTCAGACAGCGCACCCCCCACAAGCCCGAGCCTTCTTTGGTTGAAGAAGAATGAACTGCAGAAATACCTGAAGCCAGCATATTCGATGAAGGTCGACCGCTTTATCATCAACATGTGA
- the mrpl46 gene encoding large ribosomal subunit protein mL46 isoform X4: MAAPCRRMANRSLLQFFSHFSRTAVRNTGFREFSSNSVCRASLQTKTVTETATSPWTLVAAVCLQRLPVISADLHPLEQEFKEMMLQMELERSLVSDHELRVLEESERMSRKKADDYDSDEEGSQGNQEIMLAQDMEDAWEQKLKNFQLAPRVTADIDKDLTSAQRCLADSLFLLAEQQVGREKLWLLPQTQWQEGETLRQTAERALASLPAGFKATFLGNAPCGVYKYKLPKAVRTESTVGTKVFFFKAILSDSAPPTSPSLLWLKKNELQKYLKPAYSMKVDRFIINM, encoded by the exons ATGGCTGCGCCCTGTAGAAGGATGGCGAATCGATCTCTGCTGCAGTTTTTCTCACATTTTAGCAGGACAGCGGTCAGGAACACCGGGTTCCGCGAGTTTTCCAGCAATAGTGTTTGTCGAGCAAGTCTTCAGACCAAAACTGTAACGGAAACAGCGACGTCTCCATGGACGTTGGTTGCGgcagtgtgtctgcagaggcTCCCGGTCATTTCAGCGGACTTACACCCGCTTGAGCAGGAGTTCAAAGAAATGATGCTCCAG atggagctggagagaAGCCTTGTATCAGACCACGAGCTGCGGGTGCTGGAGGAATCAGAGAGGATGAGCCGTAAGAAAGCAGATGATTACGATTCAGATGAAGAGGGTAGCCAAGGGAACCAGGAGATCATGCTGGCTCAGGACATGGAAGACGCCTGGGAGCAGAAGCTTAAGAACTTCCAGCTAGCGCCAAGGGTCACAG CCGACATAGATAAGGACTTGACCTCTGCGCAGCGCTGCCTGGCCGACTCGCTGTTTCTTTTGGCTGAGCAGCAGGTGggcagagagaagctgtggCTGCTGCCTCAGACTCAGTGGCAGGAAGGAGAGACGCTGCGACAGACAGCTGAGAGAGCCCTCGCCTCCCTGCCAG ctggtttcAAGGCGACTTTCCTTGGAAATGCCCCCTGCGGAGTGTACAAGTACAAACTGCCCAAAGCTGTTCGGACGGAGAGCACAGTAGGAACAAAAGTGTTCTTCTTCAAAGCCATCCTGTCAGACAGCGCACCCCCCACAAGCCCGAGCCTTCTTTGGTTGAAGAAGAATGAACTGCAGAAATACCTGAAGCCAGCATATTCGATGAAGGTCGACCGCTTTATCATCAACATGTGA
- the mrps11 gene encoding small ribosomal subunit protein uS11m: MYKLVNSVRIVCRQLAVPIDANGISLYASRTLCSSAVGQQEAEASSAGSRKTFSLFPPMPGQDSALRWGGKKFEELPIIHIKATYNNTHIHLTDSEGHSMVRTSCGTEGFKNIKKSTPIAAQTAGISAASKSTAKGVTFVRVVVKGPGPGRQPAIQGLTMGGLQVVSITDNTPVPHNGCRPRKARRM, from the exons atgtataaattagTTAATTCCGTGCGTATAGTGTGTCGACAGCTCGCGGTCCCCATTGATGCAAATGGAATTTCTCT ATATGCCAGCAGAACATTATGTAGCAGTGCTGTCGGACAGCAGGAGGCTGAAGCATCCAGTGCGGGCTCCCGAAAAACGTTCAG CCTTTTTCCGCCAATGCCTGGTCAGGATAGTGCTCTGAGATGGGGTGGAAAGAAGTTTGAGGAGTTACCAATCATTCACATAAAAGCCACTTACAACAA CACACACATCCACCTGACAGACAGTGAAGGACATTCCATGGTGAGGACGTCGTGCGGCACAGAAGGCTTCAAGAACATCAAAAAGTCGACGCCCATAGCTGCTCAGACTGCAGGCATCTCAGCTGCTTCG AAATCAACAGCAAAGGGAGTTACGTTTGTCCGTGTGGTGGTCAAAGGTCCTGGCCCTGGACGTCAG CCTGCAATCCAAGGCCTGACAATGGGAGGCCTGCAGGTGGTATCGATCACTGACAACACCCCCGTGCCACACAATGGATGCCGCCCACGCAAAGCCAGACGGATGTGA
- the pdpr gene encoding pyruvate dehydrogenase phosphatase regulatory subunit, mitochondrial, translating into MCSCVRSSRALSPVLLPRLLLPKTGNRLAGRGLWTSPQCMAVSGDSHPLPLPSQARVVICGGGIVGTSVAYHLAKLGWTDIVLLEQGRLGAGTTRLCAGIVSVAKPLSIECQMANYSSRLYEQLEAETGIKTGYVKTGSLCLAQNQDRFISLKRLASRLKVMGISCNIIKPKEVSKLHPLVNIHDLVGALHLPADAVVSPPEVNHALAVAAAGQGVQILERTSVQQVLVEKGHVMAVETDRGSIECEYFVNCAGQWAYELGQASETKVSVPLHGCEHFYLLTKPLQEPLSPSTPVLIDMDGRIYARPWQGGLLSGGFEKNPKPIFTEGRNQLEIQNMQEDWDHFEPMLSALLRRMPSLELAEIHQLVNCPESFTPDMRCLMGETPGVSGYYVLAGMNSSGLTFAGGAGKYLAEWMTYGYPTANVWPLDIKRFGNLQSSRTFLRHRVMEVMPLLYELKVPRWDFQTGRQLRTSPLYDRLDTQGARWMEKHGFERPKYFVPPGKDLLSLDQSKTFYKPDWFDIVGAEVKCCKEAVCVIDMSSFTKFELTSTGDQALELLQHLCANDLDVPVGHIVHTGMLNERGGYENDCSVVRLSKNSFFIISPTDQQVHCWYWIKKYMPNDPHLHLEDVSWKYTALNLIGPRAMDVLAELSYVSMTPDHFPSMFCKEMSVGYANGIRVMSMTHTGEPGFMLYIPIEYALHVYNEVMSVGQKYGIRNAGYYALRSLRIEKFFAFWGQDLDTFTTPLECGREFRVKFDKDTNFLGREALLQQRQDGVSRRFVMLVLEDHDTELDLWPWWGEPIYRNGQLAGTTTSSAYSYTLERHVCLGFVSPPPGPEGLPTPITPDFINRGDYEVDIAGQRYPAKAKLYPFSSLFTQQKRRKEDLELSNLQGK; encoded by the exons ATGTGTAGCTGTGTGCGGAGCTCCAGGGCTCTGTCCCCTGTCCTGCTCCCCAGGCTGTTGCTCCCCAAGACGGGGAACAGGTTGGCTGGAAGGGGTCTCTGGACGTCTCCCCAGTGCATGGCTGTCAGTGGAGACTCTCACCCGCTCCCATTGCCCAGCCAGGCCCGGGTTGTGATCTGTGGAGGAGGTATTGTGGGAACCTCAGTGGCCTATCACCTGGCGAAACTGGGCTGGACTGATATTGTACTCCTTGAGCAGGGCAG ACTTGGCGCAGGGACAACCCGACTGTGTGCTGGTATTGTCAGTGTGGCCAAACCACTTTCCATTGAGTGTCAAATGGCCAACTACTCCAGCAGACTTTATGAGCAGCTGGAGGCAGAGACGGGGATTAAAACAG GTTATGTGAAGACAGGATCTTTGTGTCTGGCACAAAATCAGGACCGCTTCATCTCTCTTAAGCGTCTGGCATCAAGGCTCAA GGTAATGGGGATTAGCTGTAACATCATTAAACCCAAAGAGGTGTCGAAACTCCACCCTCTTGTTAACATTCATGATCTGGTGGGTGCACTCCACCTTCCTGCGGATGCTGTCGTATCCCCACCTGAAGTTAACCACGCTCtggctgtggctgcagctggaCAGG GTGTTCAGATCTTGGAGCGAACCAGTGTCCAGCAGGTTCTTGTGGAGAAGGGTCATGTGATGGCTGTAGAAACTGATCGTGGCTCCATTGAGTGTGAATATTTTGTCAACTGTGCTGGACAG TGGGCTTATGAGCTGGGTCAGGCTAGTGAGACAAAGGTGTCTGTTCCCCTCCATGGCTGTGAACACTTCTACCTCCTCACCAAACCTCTGCAAGAGCCACTTTCCCCCAGCACACCAG TGTTGATTGATATGGATGGTAGGATATATGCACGGCCGTGGCAGGGAGGTCTTCTTTCTGGAGGCTTTGAGAAGAACCCCAAACCAATTTTCACTGAGGGACGTAACCAGCTCGAGATCCAGAACATGCAGGAAGACTGGGATCACTTTG AGCCAATGTTAAGTGCCCTGCTGAGGAGAATGCCAAGTCTCGAGTTAGCTGAGATCCATCAGCTGGTTAACTGTCCAGAGTCCTTCACACCCGATATGCGCTGTCTGATGGGGGAGACACCAGGAGTCTCTGGCTACTATGTGCTGGCAGGGATGAACTCCTCAGGTCTGACCTTTGCTGGAGGGGCTGGCAA GTACCTAGCAGAGTGGATGACCTATGGCTACCCAACTGCTAATGTTTGGCCACTGGACATCAAACGCTTTGGCaacctgcagagcagcagaaccTTCCTGCGGCACAGAGTGATGGAAGTTATGC CCTTGCTGTATGAACTGAAGGTTCCACGGTGGGACTTTCAGACTGGCCGTCAGCTGAGGACAAGTCCACTTTATGACCGCCTGGACACACAGGGGGCTCGCTGGATGGAAAAACACGGCTTTGAAAGGCCCAAATACTTTGTTCCCCCAGGGAAAG ATCTGCTGTCTCTGGACCAGAGTAAAACCTTCTACAAGCCAGACTGGTTTGATATTGTTGGGGCAGAAGTGAAATGCTGCAAAGAGGCCGTCTGTGTCATCGACATGTCCTCCTTTACTAAGTTTGAATTGACT TCAACGGGGGACCAGGCTTTGGAACTGCTGCAGCACCTGTGTGCCAACGACCTGGATGTTCCTGTCGGACACATCGTCCACACCGGCATGCTAAATGAGAGAGGAGGCTATGAAAATGACTGCAGCGTTGTTCGCCTTAGCAAGAACAG CTTCTTCATCATCTCTCCGACTGATCAGCAGGTCCACTGTTGGTACTGGATAAAGAAATATATGCCTAATGACCCACACCTCCACCTAGAGGATGTCAGCTGGAAGTACACAG CTTTAAATCTGATTGGACCTCGTGCTATGGATGTTCTGGCTGAACTGTCCTACGTTTCCATGACGCCTGATCACTTCCCCTCCATGTTCTGTAAG gagaTGAGTGTGGGCTATGCCAACGGGATCAGAGTGATGAGTATGACTCACACTGGAGAACCGGGTTTCATGCTCTACATCCCCATAGAG TATGCGCTGCATGTTTACAACGAGGTGATGTCAGTGGGTCAGAAGTATGGGATTCGTAATGCAGGGTACTACGCACTGCGCAGCCTGCGCATAGAGAAATTTTTTGCCTTCTGGGGCCAGGACCTTGACACCTTCACCACCCCACTGGAGTGTGGACGAGAGTTCAGGGTCAAGTTTGACAAG GATACAAATTTCCTTGGCCGCGAGGCGTTGCTTCAACAGCGCCAGGATGGTGTGTCTCGTCGGTTTGTCATGCTGGTTCTGGAGGACCATGACACTGAGCTGGACCTGTGGCCATGGTGGGGAGAGCCCATCTATCGCAATGGTCAGCTTGCCGGAACCACCACTAGCAGCGCTTACAGCTACACTTTGGAGCGCCACGTCTGTCTGGGCTTTGTGTCTCCACCGCCAGGCCCAGAGGGGCTCCCCACACCCATCACCCCTGATTTCATCAACCGTGGGGATTACGAGGTGGACATTGCAGGCCAGCGCTATCCAGCCAAGGCCAAACTGTATCCCTTCAGCTCCCTCTTCACCCAACAGAAACGGCGCAAGGAGGACTTGGAGCTTAGTAACCTCCAGGGGAAGTGA
- the pnoca gene encoding prepronociceptin, translating to MKTVVALLLLCLCDPGRSDCHTDCLSCSNILPKQLNFNTLVCLIECEGKVSPSFSWDVCRRALLSSISSLGGTMQRRSQEEVEALFPEEEQMEGGLLLPMALQRFDHVTRALGVDEGDMDGKGSQLNTAYSSHNTLSLEDEYEDAGQDGEDAEVAARGQGDAGPSLSKRFGGFVKGRHGYKKLISPGRSYQKRYGGFIGIRKSARKWNNQKRFSEFLKQYLGMSTRATEFNSVSEDLTQQNEV from the exons ATGAAGACTGTggtggctctgctgctgctctgtctgtgcgATCCTGGACGGAGTGACTGCCACACAGACTGCCTGTCCTGCAGCAACATCCTGCCCAAACAGCTCAATTTCAACACCCTG GTGTGTCTCATTGAGTGTGAAGGCAAagtctctccatctttctcctgGGATGTCTGTCGTAGAGCGCTGTTGtcatccatctcctccctcGGTGGTACTATGCAGAGAAGATCTCAGGAGGAGGTTGAAGCCCTGTTCCCCGAGGAGGAGCAAATGGAAGGAGGCCTGTTGCTCCCCATGGCATTACAAAGGTTTGATCACGTGACCCGGGCACTTGGTGTAGATGAGGGTGACATGGATGGTAAGGGCAGTCAGCTAAACACTGCCTACAGTTCCCACAATACCCTGTCTCTGGAGGATGAGTATGAGGATGCTGggcaggatggagaggatgcCGAGGTGGCAGCGAGAGGACAGGGAGACGCAGGGCCAAGCTTGTCCAAGAGGTTCGGTGGTTTCGTCAAAGGCAGGCACGGCTACAAGAAACTCATTTCTCCAGGAAGATCGTACCAGAAGAGATACGGCGGTTTCATCGGGATCAGGAAGTCAGCCCGCAAGTGGAACAACCAGAAACGTTTCAGTGAATTCCTGAAGCAATATCTGGGGATGAGCACTCGGGCCACTGAGTTcaacagtgtgtcagaggacCTCACTCAGCAGAATGAAGTTTAG